One part of the Suncus etruscus isolate mSunEtr1 chromosome 2, mSunEtr1.pri.cur, whole genome shotgun sequence genome encodes these proteins:
- the SYT4 gene encoding synaptotagmin-4 — translation MAPIATSREEFDEIPTVVGIFSAFGLVFTVSLFAWICCQRKSSKSNKTPPYKFVHVLKGVDIYPENLNSKKKFGADDKNEDKNKPAVSKNSLHLDLEKRDLNGNFPKTNLKVGSPSDSENVTPKLFSEGVKEIVSSESLKSSTSLTSDEKHEKLGTLFFSLEYNFERKAFVVNIKEARGLPAMDEQSMTSDPYIKMTILPEKKHKVKTRVLRKTLDPAFDETFTFYGIPYTQIQELVLHFTVLSFDRFSRDDVIGEVLIPLSGIELSDGKMLMNREIIKRNVRKSSGRGELLISLCYQSTTNTLTVVVLKARHLPKSDISGLSDPYVKVNLYHAKKRICKKKTHVKKCTPNAVFNELFVFDIPCEDLEEISVEFLVLDSERGSRNEVIGRLVLGTAAEGSGGEHWKEICGLSQETNWPPKLAYAL, via the exons ATGAAATCCCCACAGTGGTGGGGATCTTCAGTGCATTTGGCCTGGTTTTCACGGTGTCTCTGTTTGCATGGATCTGCTGTCAGAGAAAATCATCCAAGTCTAACAAGACTCCTCCATATAAGTTTGTGCATGTATTAAAGGGTGTTGATATTTACCCAGAAAACCTAAATAGCAAAAAGAAATTTGGAGCTGATgacaaaaatgaagataaaaataagccAGCTGTGTCAAAGAATTCACTGCATCTGGACCTTGAGAAACGTGATCTCAATGGCAATTTCCCCAAAACAAATCTCAAAGTTGGCAGTCCCTCTGATTCAGAAAATGTAACACCGAAGCTCTTTTCAGAAGGTGTAAAAGAAATTGTTTCCTCAGAGAGCCTGAAGTCCAGTACTTCCCTTACTTCAGATGAAAAACATGAGAAGTTGGGAACCCTCTTCTTCTCCTTAGAGTACAACTTTGAGAGGAAAGCATTTGTGGTGAATATTAAAGAAGCCCGTGGTTTGCCAGCTATGGATGAGCAGTCGATGACCTCTGACCCATACATCAAAATGACGATCTTGCCAGAGAAGAAGCATAAAGTGAAAACCAGAGTTCTTAGAAAGACCTTGGACCCAGCTTTTGATGAGACTTTTACATTCTATGGGATCCCTTACACCCAGATCCAAGAGTTGGTCTTGCACTTCACAGTCTTGAGTTTTGACAGGTTTTCAAGAGATGATGTTATTGGAGAAGTCCTTATTCCTCTTTCAGGAATTGAATTATCTGATGGAAAAATGCTAATGAACCGAGAGATTATCAAGAGAAATGTTAGG AAGTCTTCAGGACGCGGTGAGTTGCTGATCTCACTTTGCTATCAATCCACCACAAATACTCTCACTGTTGTTGTTTTAAAAGCTCGACACCTGCCTAAATCTGACATATCTGGACTTTCAG ATCCATATGTCAAGGTAAACCTGTACCACGCCAAAAAGAGAATCTGCAAAAAGAAGACACATGTGAAAAAATGCACTCCCAATGCAGTGTTCAATGAATTGTTTGTCTTTGATATTCCTTGTGAGGACCTTGAGGAGATAAGTGTGGAATTCCTAGTTTTGGATTCTGAAAGGGGTTCACGAAATGAGGTGATTGGGAGGTTGGTCCTAGGAACAGCAGCAGAAGGAAGTGGTGGGGAGCACTGGAAAGAGATTTGTGGACTATCCCAGGAGACAAATTGGCCCCCCAAGTTGGCATATGCTCTGTGA